From a region of the Cucumis sativus cultivar 9930 chromosome 6, Cucumber_9930_V3, whole genome shotgun sequence genome:
- the LOC101219571 gene encoding uncharacterized protein LOC101219571 isoform X1: protein MDQEVHFCQKFTNMKSHWVKVERPFLPTPLNDSNEVEDLLVESKSEHVLGSCLRVQDFSCDFGYGIQTNGGGLDSNSKQGGEHELKFGDLDQLLDDANEVGEFHATNNLPNTYAEVAENSFRQNRGFQLENSSSERESQGPSRIDTDAFGISELSATMVMEAEFSNTPVERGLTHELSPGLGTKGRCVTPLEGNICGTILDNRNIHKFNTNENYIENGDLSDENVKGDIVANELASCSRERRLRKPTRRYIEELLDSKSEHNKGRRKLPRKDKYLKVMSTEESNHIRHEVQMTPRSDSQCGTSVPVQPKSERRHPKKHVPDSEFLSEDELSATECKNVYSSAKRCKKYDRRRQKMWTLTEVMRLVDGIAEYGTGRWTHIKKHLFASSPHRTPIDLRDKWRNLLRASCVNIQNKKGIEGKQTHASRPLPKSLLQRVYELANIYPYPKERGPKSVKEITPPMDLIESNSLSFNWGRKKYD from the exons GTAAAAGTGGAGAGACCTTTTCTTCCTACACCACTAAATGATTCAAATGAAGTTGAGGATTTACTTGTGGAGTCTAAAAGCGAGCATGTTTTAGGAAGTTGTTTGAGAGTTCAAGATTTCTCTTGCGACTTTGGCTATGGAATACAAACAAACGGTG GTGGATTGGATTCTAATAGCAAGCAGGGAGGCGAACATGAACTTAAATTTGGA GATCTTGATCAACTGCTGGATGATGCCAATGAAGTAGGGGAATTCCATGCAACAAACAATCTGCCAAATACAT ATGCCGAAGTTGCTGAAAATTCTTTCAGACAGAATAGGGGATTTCAATTGGAAAACTCAAGTTCAGAGAGGGAATCTCAGGGACCAAGCAGGATTGATACTGATGCTTTTGGAATATCAGAATTATCAGCAACAATGGTAATGGAGGCTGAATTCAGTAATACACCTGTTGAGAGGGGTTTAACTCATGAGTTGTCCCCAGGTCTGGGGACCAAAGGTAGGTGTGTAACACCACTTGAAGGCAACATCTGTGGTACAATACTTGATAATAGAAATATCCATAAGTTCAATACTAATGAAAACTATATAGAAAATGGCGATTTATCTGATGAAAATGTGAAGGGTGATATTGTGGCAAACGAACTTGCCAGTTGTTCAAGGGAGAGGAGATTGCGTAAGCCTACACGAAGATACATCGAAGAACTTTTAGATTCAAAGTCTGAACATAACAAGGGAAGGCGAAAACTTCCtagaaaagataaataccTGAAAGTGATGTCTACTGAAGAATCCAATCACATTAGACATGAGGTACAAATGACGCCTAGAAGTGATTCACAATGTGGTACGTCTGTTCCAGTGCAGCCTAAATCTGAAAGAAGACATCCAAAGAAGCATGTGCCAGATTCA GAATTTCTATCCGAAGATGAATTGTCTGCAACTGAGTGTAAGAATGTTTATTCATCTGCTAAAAGATGTAAAAAGTATGATAGGAGGCGCCAGAAGATGTGGACCCTTACTGAAGTAATGCGATTAGTTGATGGAATCGCCGAGTATGGAACTGGCCGCTGGACTCATATTAAGAAGCATCTATTTGCATCTTCTCCTCATCGTACACCTATAGATCTCAGG GACAAATGGCGAAATCTTCTGAGAGCTAGCTGTGTTAACATACAGAACAAAAAAGGG ATTGAAGGGAAGCAGACACATGCCTCACGTCCACTACCAAAGTCCCTGCTCCAACGTGTTTATGAACTGGCCAACATCTATCCATACCCAAAGGAGCGCGGTCCAAAATCAGTCAAAGAAATTACACCTCCCATGGATCTTATTGAAAGTAACTCTTTGTCATTCAATTGGGGGCGGAAGAAGTATGACTGA
- the LOC101219571 gene encoding uncharacterized protein LOC101219571 isoform X3, giving the protein MDQEVHFCQKFTNMKSHWVKVERPFLPTPLNDSNEVEDLLVESKSEHVLGSCLRVQDFSCDFGYGIQTNGGGLDSNSKQGGEHELKFGDLDQLLDDANEVGEFHATNNLPNTYAEVAENSFRQNRGFQLENSSSERESQGPSRIDTDAFGISELSATMVMEAEFSNTPVERGLTHELSPGLGTKENGDLSDENVKGDIVANELASCSRERRLRKPTRRYIEELLDSKSEHNKGRRKLPRKDKYLKVMSTEESNHIRHEVQMTPRSDSQCGTSVPVQPKSERRHPKKHVPDSEFLSEDELSATECKNVYSSAKRCKKYDRRRQKMWTLTEVMRLVDGIAEYGTGRWTHIKKHLFASSPHRTPIDLRDKWRNLLRASCVNIQNKKGIEGKQTHASRPLPKSLLQRVYELANIYPYPKERGPKSVKEITPPMDLIESNSLSFNWGRKKYD; this is encoded by the exons GTAAAAGTGGAGAGACCTTTTCTTCCTACACCACTAAATGATTCAAATGAAGTTGAGGATTTACTTGTGGAGTCTAAAAGCGAGCATGTTTTAGGAAGTTGTTTGAGAGTTCAAGATTTCTCTTGCGACTTTGGCTATGGAATACAAACAAACGGTG GTGGATTGGATTCTAATAGCAAGCAGGGAGGCGAACATGAACTTAAATTTGGA GATCTTGATCAACTGCTGGATGATGCCAATGAAGTAGGGGAATTCCATGCAACAAACAATCTGCCAAATACAT ATGCCGAAGTTGCTGAAAATTCTTTCAGACAGAATAGGGGATTTCAATTGGAAAACTCAAGTTCAGAGAGGGAATCTCAGGGACCAAGCAGGATTGATACTGATGCTTTTGGAATATCAGAATTATCAGCAACAATGGTAATGGAGGCTGAATTCAGTAATACACCTGTTGAGAGGGGTTTAACTCATGAGTTGTCCCCAGGTCTGGGGACCAAAG AAAATGGCGATTTATCTGATGAAAATGTGAAGGGTGATATTGTGGCAAACGAACTTGCCAGTTGTTCAAGGGAGAGGAGATTGCGTAAGCCTACACGAAGATACATCGAAGAACTTTTAGATTCAAAGTCTGAACATAACAAGGGAAGGCGAAAACTTCCtagaaaagataaataccTGAAAGTGATGTCTACTGAAGAATCCAATCACATTAGACATGAGGTACAAATGACGCCTAGAAGTGATTCACAATGTGGTACGTCTGTTCCAGTGCAGCCTAAATCTGAAAGAAGACATCCAAAGAAGCATGTGCCAGATTCA GAATTTCTATCCGAAGATGAATTGTCTGCAACTGAGTGTAAGAATGTTTATTCATCTGCTAAAAGATGTAAAAAGTATGATAGGAGGCGCCAGAAGATGTGGACCCTTACTGAAGTAATGCGATTAGTTGATGGAATCGCCGAGTATGGAACTGGCCGCTGGACTCATATTAAGAAGCATCTATTTGCATCTTCTCCTCATCGTACACCTATAGATCTCAGG GACAAATGGCGAAATCTTCTGAGAGCTAGCTGTGTTAACATACAGAACAAAAAAGGG ATTGAAGGGAAGCAGACACATGCCTCACGTCCACTACCAAAGTCCCTGCTCCAACGTGTTTATGAACTGGCCAACATCTATCCATACCCAAAGGAGCGCGGTCCAAAATCAGTCAAAGAAATTACACCTCCCATGGATCTTATTGAAAGTAACTCTTTGTCATTCAATTGGGGGCGGAAGAAGTATGACTGA
- the LOC101219571 gene encoding uncharacterized protein LOC101219571 isoform X9 — MYSQSTDAEVAENSFRQNRGFQLENSSSERESQGPSRIDTDAFGISELSATMVMEAEFSNTPVERGLTHELSPGLGTKGRCVTPLEGNICGTILDNRNIHKFNTNENYIENGDLSDENVKGDIVANELASCSRERRLRKPTRRYIEELLDSKSEHNKGRRKLPRKDKYLKVMSTEESNHIRHEVQMTPRSDSQCGTSVPVQPKSERRHPKKHVPDSEFLSEDELSATECKNVYSSAKRCKKYDRRRQKMWTLTEVMRLVDGIAEYGTGRWTHIKKHLFASSPHRTPIDLRDKWRNLLRASCVNIQNKKGIEGKQTHASRPLPKSLLQRVYELANIYPYPKERGPKSVKEITPPMDLIESNSLSFNWGRKKYD; from the exons ATGTATTCTCAAAGCACAGATGCCGAAGTTGCTGAAAATTCTTTCAGACAGAATAGGGGATTTCAATTGGAAAACTCAAGTTCAGAGAGGGAATCTCAGGGACCAAGCAGGATTGATACTGATGCTTTTGGAATATCAGAATTATCAGCAACAATGGTAATGGAGGCTGAATTCAGTAATACACCTGTTGAGAGGGGTTTAACTCATGAGTTGTCCCCAGGTCTGGGGACCAAAGGTAGGTGTGTAACACCACTTGAAGGCAACATCTGTGGTACAATACTTGATAATAGAAATATCCATAAGTTCAATACTAATGAAAACTATATAGAAAATGGCGATTTATCTGATGAAAATGTGAAGGGTGATATTGTGGCAAACGAACTTGCCAGTTGTTCAAGGGAGAGGAGATTGCGTAAGCCTACACGAAGATACATCGAAGAACTTTTAGATTCAAAGTCTGAACATAACAAGGGAAGGCGAAAACTTCCtagaaaagataaataccTGAAAGTGATGTCTACTGAAGAATCCAATCACATTAGACATGAGGTACAAATGACGCCTAGAAGTGATTCACAATGTGGTACGTCTGTTCCAGTGCAGCCTAAATCTGAAAGAAGACATCCAAAGAAGCATGTGCCAGATTCA GAATTTCTATCCGAAGATGAATTGTCTGCAACTGAGTGTAAGAATGTTTATTCATCTGCTAAAAGATGTAAAAAGTATGATAGGAGGCGCCAGAAGATGTGGACCCTTACTGAAGTAATGCGATTAGTTGATGGAATCGCCGAGTATGGAACTGGCCGCTGGACTCATATTAAGAAGCATCTATTTGCATCTTCTCCTCATCGTACACCTATAGATCTCAGG GACAAATGGCGAAATCTTCTGAGAGCTAGCTGTGTTAACATACAGAACAAAAAAGGG ATTGAAGGGAAGCAGACACATGCCTCACGTCCACTACCAAAGTCCCTGCTCCAACGTGTTTATGAACTGGCCAACATCTATCCATACCCAAAGGAGCGCGGTCCAAAATCAGTCAAAGAAATTACACCTCCCATGGATCTTATTGAAAGTAACTCTTTGTCATTCAATTGGGGGCGGAAGAAGTATGACTGA
- the LOC101219571 gene encoding uncharacterized protein LOC101219571 isoform X6: protein MDQEVHFCQKFTNMKSHWDLDQLLDDANEVGEFHATNNLPNTYAEVAENSFRQNRGFQLENSSSERESQGPSRIDTDAFGISELSATMVMEAEFSNTPVERGLTHELSPGLGTKGRCVTPLEGNICGTILDNRNIHKFNTNENYIENGDLSDENVKGDIVANELASCSRERRLRKPTRRYIEELLDSKSEHNKGRRKLPRKDKYLKVMSTEESNHIRHEVQMTPRSDSQCGTSVPVQPKSERRHPKKHVPDSEFLSEDELSATECKNVYSSAKRCKKYDRRRQKMWTLTEVMRLVDGIAEYGTGRWTHIKKHLFASSPHRTPIDLRDKWRNLLRASCVNIQNKKGIEGKQTHASRPLPKSLLQRVYELANIYPYPKERGPKSVKEITPPMDLIESNSLSFNWGRKKYD from the exons GATCTTGATCAACTGCTGGATGATGCCAATGAAGTAGGGGAATTCCATGCAACAAACAATCTGCCAAATACAT ATGCCGAAGTTGCTGAAAATTCTTTCAGACAGAATAGGGGATTTCAATTGGAAAACTCAAGTTCAGAGAGGGAATCTCAGGGACCAAGCAGGATTGATACTGATGCTTTTGGAATATCAGAATTATCAGCAACAATGGTAATGGAGGCTGAATTCAGTAATACACCTGTTGAGAGGGGTTTAACTCATGAGTTGTCCCCAGGTCTGGGGACCAAAGGTAGGTGTGTAACACCACTTGAAGGCAACATCTGTGGTACAATACTTGATAATAGAAATATCCATAAGTTCAATACTAATGAAAACTATATAGAAAATGGCGATTTATCTGATGAAAATGTGAAGGGTGATATTGTGGCAAACGAACTTGCCAGTTGTTCAAGGGAGAGGAGATTGCGTAAGCCTACACGAAGATACATCGAAGAACTTTTAGATTCAAAGTCTGAACATAACAAGGGAAGGCGAAAACTTCCtagaaaagataaataccTGAAAGTGATGTCTACTGAAGAATCCAATCACATTAGACATGAGGTACAAATGACGCCTAGAAGTGATTCACAATGTGGTACGTCTGTTCCAGTGCAGCCTAAATCTGAAAGAAGACATCCAAAGAAGCATGTGCCAGATTCA GAATTTCTATCCGAAGATGAATTGTCTGCAACTGAGTGTAAGAATGTTTATTCATCTGCTAAAAGATGTAAAAAGTATGATAGGAGGCGCCAGAAGATGTGGACCCTTACTGAAGTAATGCGATTAGTTGATGGAATCGCCGAGTATGGAACTGGCCGCTGGACTCATATTAAGAAGCATCTATTTGCATCTTCTCCTCATCGTACACCTATAGATCTCAGG GACAAATGGCGAAATCTTCTGAGAGCTAGCTGTGTTAACATACAGAACAAAAAAGGG ATTGAAGGGAAGCAGACACATGCCTCACGTCCACTACCAAAGTCCCTGCTCCAACGTGTTTATGAACTGGCCAACATCTATCCATACCCAAAGGAGCGCGGTCCAAAATCAGTCAAAGAAATTACACCTCCCATGGATCTTATTGAAAGTAACTCTTTGTCATTCAATTGGGGGCGGAAGAAGTATGACTGA
- the LOC101219571 gene encoding uncharacterized protein LOC101219571 isoform X2 — MDQEVHFCQKFTNMKSHWVKVERPFLPTPLNDSNEVEDLLVESKSEHVLGSCLRVQDFSCDFGYGIQTNGGLDSNSKQGGEHELKFGDLDQLLDDANEVGEFHATNNLPNTYAEVAENSFRQNRGFQLENSSSERESQGPSRIDTDAFGISELSATMVMEAEFSNTPVERGLTHELSPGLGTKGRCVTPLEGNICGTILDNRNIHKFNTNENYIENGDLSDENVKGDIVANELASCSRERRLRKPTRRYIEELLDSKSEHNKGRRKLPRKDKYLKVMSTEESNHIRHEVQMTPRSDSQCGTSVPVQPKSERRHPKKHVPDSEFLSEDELSATECKNVYSSAKRCKKYDRRRQKMWTLTEVMRLVDGIAEYGTGRWTHIKKHLFASSPHRTPIDLRDKWRNLLRASCVNIQNKKGIEGKQTHASRPLPKSLLQRVYELANIYPYPKERGPKSVKEITPPMDLIESNSLSFNWGRKKYD, encoded by the exons GTAAAAGTGGAGAGACCTTTTCTTCCTACACCACTAAATGATTCAAATGAAGTTGAGGATTTACTTGTGGAGTCTAAAAGCGAGCATGTTTTAGGAAGTTGTTTGAGAGTTCAAGATTTCTCTTGCGACTTTGGCTATGGAATACAAACAAACG GTGGATTGGATTCTAATAGCAAGCAGGGAGGCGAACATGAACTTAAATTTGGA GATCTTGATCAACTGCTGGATGATGCCAATGAAGTAGGGGAATTCCATGCAACAAACAATCTGCCAAATACAT ATGCCGAAGTTGCTGAAAATTCTTTCAGACAGAATAGGGGATTTCAATTGGAAAACTCAAGTTCAGAGAGGGAATCTCAGGGACCAAGCAGGATTGATACTGATGCTTTTGGAATATCAGAATTATCAGCAACAATGGTAATGGAGGCTGAATTCAGTAATACACCTGTTGAGAGGGGTTTAACTCATGAGTTGTCCCCAGGTCTGGGGACCAAAGGTAGGTGTGTAACACCACTTGAAGGCAACATCTGTGGTACAATACTTGATAATAGAAATATCCATAAGTTCAATACTAATGAAAACTATATAGAAAATGGCGATTTATCTGATGAAAATGTGAAGGGTGATATTGTGGCAAACGAACTTGCCAGTTGTTCAAGGGAGAGGAGATTGCGTAAGCCTACACGAAGATACATCGAAGAACTTTTAGATTCAAAGTCTGAACATAACAAGGGAAGGCGAAAACTTCCtagaaaagataaataccTGAAAGTGATGTCTACTGAAGAATCCAATCACATTAGACATGAGGTACAAATGACGCCTAGAAGTGATTCACAATGTGGTACGTCTGTTCCAGTGCAGCCTAAATCTGAAAGAAGACATCCAAAGAAGCATGTGCCAGATTCA GAATTTCTATCCGAAGATGAATTGTCTGCAACTGAGTGTAAGAATGTTTATTCATCTGCTAAAAGATGTAAAAAGTATGATAGGAGGCGCCAGAAGATGTGGACCCTTACTGAAGTAATGCGATTAGTTGATGGAATCGCCGAGTATGGAACTGGCCGCTGGACTCATATTAAGAAGCATCTATTTGCATCTTCTCCTCATCGTACACCTATAGATCTCAGG GACAAATGGCGAAATCTTCTGAGAGCTAGCTGTGTTAACATACAGAACAAAAAAGGG ATTGAAGGGAAGCAGACACATGCCTCACGTCCACTACCAAAGTCCCTGCTCCAACGTGTTTATGAACTGGCCAACATCTATCCATACCCAAAGGAGCGCGGTCCAAAATCAGTCAAAGAAATTACACCTCCCATGGATCTTATTGAAAGTAACTCTTTGTCATTCAATTGGGGGCGGAAGAAGTATGACTGA
- the LOC101219571 gene encoding uncharacterized protein LOC101219571 isoform X8 has translation MEYKQTDLDQLLDDANEVGEFHATNNLPNTYAEVAENSFRQNRGFQLENSSSERESQGPSRIDTDAFGISELSATMVMEAEFSNTPVERGLTHELSPGLGTKGRCVTPLEGNICGTILDNRNIHKFNTNENYIENGDLSDENVKGDIVANELASCSRERRLRKPTRRYIEELLDSKSEHNKGRRKLPRKDKYLKVMSTEESNHIRHEVQMTPRSDSQCGTSVPVQPKSERRHPKKHVPDSEFLSEDELSATECKNVYSSAKRCKKYDRRRQKMWTLTEVMRLVDGIAEYGTGRWTHIKKHLFASSPHRTPIDLRDKWRNLLRASCVNIQNKKGIEGKQTHASRPLPKSLLQRVYELANIYPYPKERGPKSVKEITPPMDLIESNSLSFNWGRKKYD, from the exons ATGGAATACAAACAAACG GATCTTGATCAACTGCTGGATGATGCCAATGAAGTAGGGGAATTCCATGCAACAAACAATCTGCCAAATACAT ATGCCGAAGTTGCTGAAAATTCTTTCAGACAGAATAGGGGATTTCAATTGGAAAACTCAAGTTCAGAGAGGGAATCTCAGGGACCAAGCAGGATTGATACTGATGCTTTTGGAATATCAGAATTATCAGCAACAATGGTAATGGAGGCTGAATTCAGTAATACACCTGTTGAGAGGGGTTTAACTCATGAGTTGTCCCCAGGTCTGGGGACCAAAGGTAGGTGTGTAACACCACTTGAAGGCAACATCTGTGGTACAATACTTGATAATAGAAATATCCATAAGTTCAATACTAATGAAAACTATATAGAAAATGGCGATTTATCTGATGAAAATGTGAAGGGTGATATTGTGGCAAACGAACTTGCCAGTTGTTCAAGGGAGAGGAGATTGCGTAAGCCTACACGAAGATACATCGAAGAACTTTTAGATTCAAAGTCTGAACATAACAAGGGAAGGCGAAAACTTCCtagaaaagataaataccTGAAAGTGATGTCTACTGAAGAATCCAATCACATTAGACATGAGGTACAAATGACGCCTAGAAGTGATTCACAATGTGGTACGTCTGTTCCAGTGCAGCCTAAATCTGAAAGAAGACATCCAAAGAAGCATGTGCCAGATTCA GAATTTCTATCCGAAGATGAATTGTCTGCAACTGAGTGTAAGAATGTTTATTCATCTGCTAAAAGATGTAAAAAGTATGATAGGAGGCGCCAGAAGATGTGGACCCTTACTGAAGTAATGCGATTAGTTGATGGAATCGCCGAGTATGGAACTGGCCGCTGGACTCATATTAAGAAGCATCTATTTGCATCTTCTCCTCATCGTACACCTATAGATCTCAGG GACAAATGGCGAAATCTTCTGAGAGCTAGCTGTGTTAACATACAGAACAAAAAAGGG ATTGAAGGGAAGCAGACACATGCCTCACGTCCACTACCAAAGTCCCTGCTCCAACGTGTTTATGAACTGGCCAACATCTATCCATACCCAAAGGAGCGCGGTCCAAAATCAGTCAAAGAAATTACACCTCCCATGGATCTTATTGAAAGTAACTCTTTGTCATTCAATTGGGGGCGGAAGAAGTATGACTGA
- the LOC101219571 gene encoding uncharacterized protein LOC101219571 isoform X7: protein MEYKQTVDLDQLLDDANEVGEFHATNNLPNTYAEVAENSFRQNRGFQLENSSSERESQGPSRIDTDAFGISELSATMVMEAEFSNTPVERGLTHELSPGLGTKGRCVTPLEGNICGTILDNRNIHKFNTNENYIENGDLSDENVKGDIVANELASCSRERRLRKPTRRYIEELLDSKSEHNKGRRKLPRKDKYLKVMSTEESNHIRHEVQMTPRSDSQCGTSVPVQPKSERRHPKKHVPDSEFLSEDELSATECKNVYSSAKRCKKYDRRRQKMWTLTEVMRLVDGIAEYGTGRWTHIKKHLFASSPHRTPIDLRDKWRNLLRASCVNIQNKKGIEGKQTHASRPLPKSLLQRVYELANIYPYPKERGPKSVKEITPPMDLIESNSLSFNWGRKKYD from the exons ATGGAATACAAACAAACGGTG GATCTTGATCAACTGCTGGATGATGCCAATGAAGTAGGGGAATTCCATGCAACAAACAATCTGCCAAATACAT ATGCCGAAGTTGCTGAAAATTCTTTCAGACAGAATAGGGGATTTCAATTGGAAAACTCAAGTTCAGAGAGGGAATCTCAGGGACCAAGCAGGATTGATACTGATGCTTTTGGAATATCAGAATTATCAGCAACAATGGTAATGGAGGCTGAATTCAGTAATACACCTGTTGAGAGGGGTTTAACTCATGAGTTGTCCCCAGGTCTGGGGACCAAAGGTAGGTGTGTAACACCACTTGAAGGCAACATCTGTGGTACAATACTTGATAATAGAAATATCCATAAGTTCAATACTAATGAAAACTATATAGAAAATGGCGATTTATCTGATGAAAATGTGAAGGGTGATATTGTGGCAAACGAACTTGCCAGTTGTTCAAGGGAGAGGAGATTGCGTAAGCCTACACGAAGATACATCGAAGAACTTTTAGATTCAAAGTCTGAACATAACAAGGGAAGGCGAAAACTTCCtagaaaagataaataccTGAAAGTGATGTCTACTGAAGAATCCAATCACATTAGACATGAGGTACAAATGACGCCTAGAAGTGATTCACAATGTGGTACGTCTGTTCCAGTGCAGCCTAAATCTGAAAGAAGACATCCAAAGAAGCATGTGCCAGATTCA GAATTTCTATCCGAAGATGAATTGTCTGCAACTGAGTGTAAGAATGTTTATTCATCTGCTAAAAGATGTAAAAAGTATGATAGGAGGCGCCAGAAGATGTGGACCCTTACTGAAGTAATGCGATTAGTTGATGGAATCGCCGAGTATGGAACTGGCCGCTGGACTCATATTAAGAAGCATCTATTTGCATCTTCTCCTCATCGTACACCTATAGATCTCAGG GACAAATGGCGAAATCTTCTGAGAGCTAGCTGTGTTAACATACAGAACAAAAAAGGG ATTGAAGGGAAGCAGACACATGCCTCACGTCCACTACCAAAGTCCCTGCTCCAACGTGTTTATGAACTGGCCAACATCTATCCATACCCAAAGGAGCGCGGTCCAAAATCAGTCAAAGAAATTACACCTCCCATGGATCTTATTGAAAGTAACTCTTTGTCATTCAATTGGGGGCGGAAGAAGTATGACTGA
- the LOC101219571 gene encoding uncharacterized protein LOC101219571 isoform X4, with protein MDQEVHFCQKFTNMKSHWVKVERPFLPTPLNDSNEVEDLLVESKSEHVLGSCLRVQDFSCDFGYGIQTNGDAEVAENSFRQNRGFQLENSSSERESQGPSRIDTDAFGISELSATMVMEAEFSNTPVERGLTHELSPGLGTKGRCVTPLEGNICGTILDNRNIHKFNTNENYIENGDLSDENVKGDIVANELASCSRERRLRKPTRRYIEELLDSKSEHNKGRRKLPRKDKYLKVMSTEESNHIRHEVQMTPRSDSQCGTSVPVQPKSERRHPKKHVPDSEFLSEDELSATECKNVYSSAKRCKKYDRRRQKMWTLTEVMRLVDGIAEYGTGRWTHIKKHLFASSPHRTPIDLRDKWRNLLRASCVNIQNKKGIEGKQTHASRPLPKSLLQRVYELANIYPYPKERGPKSVKEITPPMDLIESNSLSFNWGRKKYD; from the exons GTAAAAGTGGAGAGACCTTTTCTTCCTACACCACTAAATGATTCAAATGAAGTTGAGGATTTACTTGTGGAGTCTAAAAGCGAGCATGTTTTAGGAAGTTGTTTGAGAGTTCAAGATTTCTCTTGCGACTTTGGCTATGGAATACAAACAAACGGTG ATGCCGAAGTTGCTGAAAATTCTTTCAGACAGAATAGGGGATTTCAATTGGAAAACTCAAGTTCAGAGAGGGAATCTCAGGGACCAAGCAGGATTGATACTGATGCTTTTGGAATATCAGAATTATCAGCAACAATGGTAATGGAGGCTGAATTCAGTAATACACCTGTTGAGAGGGGTTTAACTCATGAGTTGTCCCCAGGTCTGGGGACCAAAGGTAGGTGTGTAACACCACTTGAAGGCAACATCTGTGGTACAATACTTGATAATAGAAATATCCATAAGTTCAATACTAATGAAAACTATATAGAAAATGGCGATTTATCTGATGAAAATGTGAAGGGTGATATTGTGGCAAACGAACTTGCCAGTTGTTCAAGGGAGAGGAGATTGCGTAAGCCTACACGAAGATACATCGAAGAACTTTTAGATTCAAAGTCTGAACATAACAAGGGAAGGCGAAAACTTCCtagaaaagataaataccTGAAAGTGATGTCTACTGAAGAATCCAATCACATTAGACATGAGGTACAAATGACGCCTAGAAGTGATTCACAATGTGGTACGTCTGTTCCAGTGCAGCCTAAATCTGAAAGAAGACATCCAAAGAAGCATGTGCCAGATTCA GAATTTCTATCCGAAGATGAATTGTCTGCAACTGAGTGTAAGAATGTTTATTCATCTGCTAAAAGATGTAAAAAGTATGATAGGAGGCGCCAGAAGATGTGGACCCTTACTGAAGTAATGCGATTAGTTGATGGAATCGCCGAGTATGGAACTGGCCGCTGGACTCATATTAAGAAGCATCTATTTGCATCTTCTCCTCATCGTACACCTATAGATCTCAGG GACAAATGGCGAAATCTTCTGAGAGCTAGCTGTGTTAACATACAGAACAAAAAAGGG ATTGAAGGGAAGCAGACACATGCCTCACGTCCACTACCAAAGTCCCTGCTCCAACGTGTTTATGAACTGGCCAACATCTATCCATACCCAAAGGAGCGCGGTCCAAAATCAGTCAAAGAAATTACACCTCCCATGGATCTTATTGAAAGTAACTCTTTGTCATTCAATTGGGGGCGGAAGAAGTATGACTGA